A region from the Halomarina litorea genome encodes:
- a CDS encoding lipopolysaccharide biosynthesis protein: protein MKALIERLSSWMQNPGSGLFERVIHGGIWLTLLNIFDRLLQIVRLLVLARLLSPVDFGLFGIVMVTVTMANSLSRLGIESSLIQNKQENISKYLNTAFVLNNFRSIATGLVLAISSPVISDIFSEPSLVALLRVISVYVILEGLTNPAVVYFKKNIDFQKQFIYQLSGSVVDFVVAVFAAVTLGNVWAFVIAVISGRVVRVFLSYLLTDYFPSLQFECNAAIDMLSYGKWIWATGIVGILAINFDDLFVGWYISASALGLYQLAYRLSNAPATEVSNVISGVTFPAYSKIQDDKAMLEDAFYQTLRITFLTITPMSVGILLVAKPFTNVLLGKDWISMVSAMQIMVVAGFSRAILSTGGAVFRGIGIPEWDFRMNFIRVVITLGTIWPLTELYGISGTSISVSLGVLCALPVWAYKTSEITSMSPFQYLKTVSTPALATVTMSIPVIIIIDSNLWNLVFSVISGVIVYIGVVIIGYKIEGDSPINKILSLSG, encoded by the coding sequence ATGAAGGCTTTGATTGAACGATTATCTTCTTGGATGCAAAACCCTGGGTCCGGGCTTTTCGAAAGAGTCATACACGGCGGTATCTGGCTTACACTACTAAATATTTTTGACCGATTGTTACAGATAGTGCGCCTTCTCGTTCTAGCTCGTTTGTTATCACCCGTGGATTTCGGCCTATTTGGGATAGTTATGGTCACAGTGACTATGGCCAACAGTTTATCACGTCTCGGAATAGAGTCATCATTAATCCAAAACAAGCAGGAAAATATATCTAAATATCTCAACACCGCATTCGTGCTTAACAACTTTCGTAGCATTGCTACGGGGCTGGTATTAGCTATCAGTTCACCTGTAATTTCAGACATTTTTTCGGAACCCTCGTTGGTAGCACTATTAAGAGTAATCTCGGTCTACGTTATTCTTGAAGGACTGACCAATCCAGCAGTAGTATATTTCAAGAAAAATATTGACTTTCAAAAACAGTTCATCTATCAGCTAAGTGGTTCGGTAGTTGACTTTGTGGTAGCCGTGTTTGCTGCAGTAACTTTAGGAAACGTGTGGGCATTTGTCATTGCAGTTATTTCAGGTCGAGTTGTAAGGGTGTTCTTGTCATACCTATTAACAGACTACTTTCCATCACTCCAATTTGAATGCAATGCTGCAATAGACATGTTGTCATATGGTAAGTGGATATGGGCGACCGGAATTGTTGGAATACTCGCCATCAATTTTGATGATTTGTTTGTTGGGTGGTATATTTCTGCATCCGCTCTTGGTCTTTATCAATTGGCATACCGCTTGTCAAACGCTCCAGCTACTGAGGTTTCTAATGTGATTTCTGGAGTCACCTTTCCAGCTTATTCAAAAATTCAAGACGACAAAGCGATGCTGGAGGACGCATTTTACCAGACTTTAAGAATAACGTTCCTCACTATTACCCCAATGTCTGTTGGTATTTTGCTGGTTGCAAAGCCCTTTACTAATGTGTTACTGGGCAAAGATTGGATTAGTATGGTTTCAGCTATGCAAATCATGGTAGTAGCAGGATTTTCTCGTGCAATATTATCAACAGGAGGTGCAGTGTTTCGGGGGATTGGTATACCCGAATGGGATTTTCGAATGAATTTCATTAGAGTTGTTATCACGCTTGGGACAATATGGCCCTTAACAGAGCTCTATGGGATTTCAGGTACATCAATCAGCGTGTCACTAGGAGTCCTTTGTGCATTGCCAGTCTGGGCCTACAAGACATCAGAGATCACATCAATGAGTCCCTTTCAGTATCTCAAGACAGTCTCCACTCCAGCGTTGGCAACAGTTACAATGTCGATACCAGTCATTATTATTATAGATTCTAATTTATGGAATTTAGTATTTTCTGTTATTTCTGGGGTTATAGTTTATATCGGGGTTGTTATAATCGGTTACAAGATTGAGGGAGATAGCCCCATTAATAAGATACTGTCTCTCTCAGGATAA
- a CDS encoding FkbM family methyltransferase translates to MGTKLWDGMHIARQGGVRALLNEVRSFVINQNDTFDNLYYRYLRQRRSVPLSINNTTIQVHIGDRHDYRAYTFFRKAEQHLAQDLVRELRPDDIVWDVGANFGLYSCLVEVAPVGSAIAFEPLPENIRRMRKNFRLNDANAEIVESALWDSNGSIRFSPASDGNLGGASVDTNNNGQEVKTQCGDALDVSSPSVVKIDVEGAEQLVIDGMKQRLSDADCRLVYCELHHSDQGASIEDFGSTPSQLQETLQDVGFTVEILEERQGQTQIKGVK, encoded by the coding sequence ATGGGAACAAAATTATGGGACGGAATGCATATCGCACGGCAAGGTGGGGTCAGAGCCCTCCTCAATGAGGTGCGGTCATTCGTGATTAACCAGAACGATACATTCGATAACCTCTACTACAGATATCTTCGCCAGAGGAGGAGCGTGCCGCTATCAATTAATAATACCACCATACAAGTTCATATAGGAGACCGCCATGACTACAGGGCGTATACCTTCTTTAGAAAAGCAGAACAGCACCTAGCACAAGATTTAGTTCGCGAACTACGCCCAGATGATATTGTCTGGGATGTCGGCGCCAACTTCGGTCTATATTCTTGTCTCGTTGAGGTAGCGCCCGTTGGAAGCGCAATAGCGTTTGAGCCCCTTCCAGAAAACATTCGTCGAATGCGGAAGAATTTCCGACTGAACGATGCTAACGCCGAAATCGTAGAATCGGCATTATGGGATAGCAATGGGTCGATAAGATTTAGCCCAGCCTCCGACGGCAACCTTGGCGGGGCAAGTGTTGACACCAACAACAACGGGCAGGAAGTTAAAACACAGTGTGGTGATGCCCTTGATGTCTCCTCTCCATCAGTCGTGAAGATTGATGTGGAGGGGGCCGAACAGCTCGTCATTGACGGGATGAAACAGCGTCTCTCTGACGCAGACTGTCGGCTGGTCTACTGCGAACTTCATCATTCTGACCAAGGTGCCTCCATTGAAGACTTCGGGTCAACGCCATCGCAACTCCAGGAGACGCTTCAGGATGTCGGATTCACAGTGGAAATTTTGGAAGAACGGCAAGGACAGACACAAATAAAGGGGGTGAAGTAA
- a CDS encoding transcriptional regulator: MPGKDRDEDSGRYTDTYTADDMLNAIRDEGGTAGTTDVANAVGCARDTAYKKLKSLEENGAVTGRKIGGTMVWTIAEN, from the coding sequence ATGCCTGGAAAGGACCGAGACGAAGACAGCGGCCGGTACACAGACACCTACACCGCCGACGATATGCTCAACGCCATCCGCGATGAGGGCGGAACTGCCGGGACGACCGACGTTGCAAACGCCGTCGGATGCGCCCGCGACACGGCGTACAAGAAGCTTAAATCACTCGAAGAAAATGGTGCGGTCACCGGCCGGAAGATTGGTGGAACGATGGTCTGGACGATCGCAGAGAACTGA
- a CDS encoding HNH endonuclease: protein MTAGEASSNCPTCGRDDFASERAMKSHHARMHGESLVELVEKEFDCRWCEESFSRELREAEQREFCSRSCAAKASHEQRDEHTYSLSSDARERVLERDGHTCQRCGCDVEGGHRESNQSAEVHHLIPRSAGGPDANQNLVTLCWLCHQKAHWDMGDLHETAPSVLEELRAVVCDEEN, encoded by the coding sequence ATGACAGCGGGTGAAGCCAGTTCCAACTGTCCGACCTGTGGGCGCGACGACTTCGCGTCCGAGCGTGCGATGAAGTCCCACCACGCCAGAATGCACGGGGAGAGTCTCGTCGAACTCGTCGAAAAGGAATTCGACTGCCGGTGGTGTGAGGAGTCGTTCTCGCGAGAACTCAGAGAAGCCGAACAACGGGAGTTCTGCTCCCGTTCGTGTGCTGCGAAGGCGTCACACGAACAGCGAGACGAACACACGTACTCACTGTCGTCGGACGCTCGCGAGCGAGTGCTAGAACGCGATGGACACACCTGTCAGCGGTGTGGCTGCGATGTCGAAGGTGGACATCGTGAGTCCAACCAGTCAGCAGAAGTCCATCACCTCATCCCGCGGAGTGCCGGCGGGCCGGACGCCAATCAAAACCTCGTGACGCTGTGCTGGCTCTGCCATCAGAAAGCCCATTGGGACATGGGCGATCTCCACGAGACAGCGCCGTCGGTGCTCGAGGAACTCCGTGCCGTCGTGTGTGATGAGGAGAACTGA